A genome region from Crossiella equi includes the following:
- a CDS encoding sugar ABC transporter ATP-binding protein — translation MPTEADNALATSPAVLEAAGVGKQFSGVHALRGVDFTLRAGQVHALVGENGAGKSTLIKVLTGVYQPDGGEVRFLGRPVSFDRPAAAQEAGISTVYQEVNLVPSMTVAHNLFLGREPRGRLRTVDFGRMRRESAALLEDLGIPVDPRRELSSLGLGVQQMVAIARAVQTEARVVIMDEPTSSLEPREVETLFDVVRRLHEREVAVVYVSHRMEELYTICDSVTVLRDGRTVHTGPMNGVSRLELVALMLGREVAEVRSGGTTAFSDTHSADTGTEPVLRARGLRKRAVLTGVDLTVQPGEVVGLGGLLGSGRTETVTGLAGLLPLDGGEITVAGKPLKSGNTAAAIRAGMVLVPEDRKAEGIIPHLSVRENIVLAALPRLSRAGITSRAKQDKVVDIFMKRLRIKAASPEQRVSELSGGNQQKVMLARWLAVEPKVLLLDEPTRGIDVGAKAEVQALIEELAEQGLGIVMVSSELDELVAGADRVVVLREGGSVAELRGDEVTADGVLGALAEAREESA, via the coding sequence GTGCCTACTGAGGCAGACAACGCGCTGGCCACGTCCCCGGCCGTCCTCGAGGCGGCCGGGGTCGGCAAGCAGTTCTCCGGCGTGCACGCCCTGCGCGGCGTGGACTTCACCCTGCGCGCGGGCCAGGTGCACGCGCTGGTCGGCGAGAACGGCGCCGGGAAGTCCACGCTGATCAAGGTGCTCACCGGGGTGTACCAGCCGGACGGCGGCGAGGTCCGCTTCCTCGGGCGGCCGGTCAGCTTCGACCGGCCCGCCGCCGCGCAGGAGGCGGGCATCTCCACGGTGTACCAGGAGGTCAACCTGGTGCCGTCGATGACCGTGGCGCACAACCTGTTTCTCGGCCGCGAGCCGCGCGGACGCTTGCGCACCGTCGACTTCGGCCGGATGCGCCGCGAGTCCGCGGCGCTGCTGGAGGACCTCGGCATCCCGGTCGACCCCCGCCGCGAGCTCAGCTCCCTCGGCCTGGGGGTGCAGCAGATGGTGGCCATCGCGCGCGCGGTGCAGACCGAGGCGCGCGTGGTGATCATGGACGAGCCGACCTCCTCGCTGGAGCCGCGCGAGGTGGAGACGCTCTTCGACGTGGTGCGCAGGCTGCACGAGCGCGAGGTCGCGGTCGTCTACGTCAGCCACCGCATGGAGGAGCTGTACACCATCTGCGACTCCGTCACCGTGCTCCGGGACGGGCGCACCGTCCACACCGGACCGATGAACGGCGTGAGCAGGCTGGAGCTGGTGGCCCTGATGCTGGGCCGCGAGGTCGCCGAGGTGCGCAGCGGGGGCACCACCGCCTTCTCCGACACCCACAGCGCCGACACCGGCACCGAGCCGGTGCTCAGGGCGCGCGGCCTGCGCAAGCGCGCGGTGCTCACCGGCGTGGACCTGACCGTGCAGCCGGGCGAGGTCGTGGGCCTGGGCGGGCTGCTCGGCTCCGGGCGCACCGAGACGGTGACCGGCCTGGCCGGGCTGCTGCCGCTGGACGGCGGTGAGATCACCGTGGCGGGCAAGCCGTTGAAGAGCGGCAACACCGCGGCGGCGATCCGCGCGGGCATGGTGCTGGTACCGGAGGACCGCAAGGCCGAGGGCATCATCCCGCACCTGTCCGTGCGGGAGAACATCGTGCTGGCGGCCCTGCCGCGGCTGTCCCGGGCCGGGATCACCTCCCGCGCCAAGCAGGACAAGGTCGTGGACATCTTCATGAAGCGGCTGCGCATCAAGGCGGCCAGCCCGGAGCAGCGGGTCAGCGAGCTCTCCGGCGGCAACCAGCAGAAGGTGATGCTGGCGCGCTGGCTGGCGGTGGAGCCGAAGGTGCTGCTGCTGGATGAGCCCACGCGCGGCATCGACGTCGGCGCCAAGGCCGAGGTGCAGGCGCTGATCGAGGAGCTGGCCGAGCAGGGCCTGGGCATCGTGATGGTCTCCAGCGAGCTGGACGAGCTCGTCGCGGGCGCGGACCGGGTGGTCGTGCTCCGCGAGGGCGGTTCGGTGGCCGAGCTGCGCGGGGACGAAGTCACCGCGGACGGCGTGCTCGGCGCGCTCGCCGAGGCCAGGGAGGAAAGCGCATGA
- a CDS encoding ABC transporter permease, whose product MTTAVAPGKASDKARVTGLLRDYGVYLALALLFLVNLFVTDNFFTLDNLRTQAVQVVPTLVVALGMALVIGTKGIDLSVGSVMAVTSALLPLYLGYGVGLSVGICLLAGAVGGLLSGYLVAFIGVQPIVATLALLVGGRGLALVIAGGQLKQIRNQDLLALGSNTLLGIPYTVWIAALLAVLVGLLVSRTTFGRQLVAIGGNPRAAEFAGLPVKRVLVTVYVLSGVLAAVAGVLATARLTASDPSRLGELIELSAITAVVVGGTPLTGGKVRVLGTVAGAVLMQLIVATLIKNDVPASLAQMAQALIIVAAVLVQREGNGSR is encoded by the coding sequence ATGACCACGGCGGTCGCCCCGGGCAAGGCCTCCGACAAGGCCCGGGTCACCGGACTGCTGCGCGACTACGGCGTGTACCTCGCGCTGGCGCTGCTGTTCCTGGTGAACCTGTTCGTCACGGACAACTTCTTCACCCTGGACAACCTGCGCACGCAGGCCGTGCAGGTGGTGCCGACCCTGGTGGTGGCACTGGGCATGGCGCTGGTGATCGGCACCAAGGGCATCGACCTGTCGGTCGGCTCGGTCATGGCGGTCACCTCCGCGCTGCTGCCGCTGTACCTGGGCTACGGCGTGGGCCTGTCGGTGGGCATCTGCCTGCTGGCCGGTGCGGTCGGCGGACTGCTCAGCGGGTACCTGGTGGCCTTCATCGGCGTACAGCCGATCGTGGCCACGCTGGCGCTGCTGGTCGGCGGCCGCGGGCTGGCGCTGGTGATCGCGGGCGGGCAGCTCAAGCAGATCCGCAACCAGGACCTGCTGGCGCTGGGCTCGAACACGCTGCTGGGCATCCCGTACACGGTGTGGATCGCGGCGCTGCTGGCCGTGCTGGTGGGCCTGCTGGTCTCGCGCACCACGTTCGGGCGGCAGCTGGTCGCCATCGGCGGCAACCCGAGGGCGGCGGAGTTCGCGGGACTGCCGGTCAAGCGCGTGCTGGTCACGGTGTACGTGCTCAGCGGCGTGCTGGCGGCGGTGGCGGGTGTGCTGGCCACCGCGCGGCTGACCGCGAGCGATCCGTCCCGGCTGGGCGAGCTGATCGAGCTGTCCGCGATCACCGCGGTCGTGGTCGGCGGCACGCCGCTGACCGGCGGCAAGGTGCGCGTGCTGGGCACGGTGGCCGGTGCGGTGCTGATGCAGCTGATCGTGGCCACGCTGATCAAGAACGACGTGCCGGCCTCGCTGGCGCAGATGGCCCAAGCACTGATCATCGTCGCGGCGGTGCTGGTGCAGCGTGAAGGGAACGGTTCCCGATGA
- a CDS encoding ABC transporter permease, translating to MTTAPATAAPAEATRRGQQIAQLVQRHGALIVLVLLLVVGGLSFDTFLTGYNLGNLAVQASFLAVIALGMTMVIITGGIDLSVGSVFALSGVLAAYGAREWGLLGGLLLPLAVSSLIGLAHGLLVGKAKMAPFIVTLGGLLFARGLLQFITGEGSETFLVPQTETAFRELGQGRVLGIGVPVLIVLVLYLLGGLLLQRTRFGMRLFAIGGSEDASTLMGLPVARTKVGVYVLSGLLAGLAGTLYAAQVGSGVTVVGVGLELEAIAAVVIGGTLLTGGAGSVSGTLAGVALLFVIRDVINQVGGFDSSMQSVINGGFLVVVVVLQTLLSRARRR from the coding sequence ATGACGACCGCACCCGCGACCGCGGCCCCGGCCGAGGCCACCCGCCGGGGCCAGCAGATCGCCCAGCTCGTGCAGCGGCACGGCGCGCTGATCGTGCTGGTGCTGCTGCTGGTGGTCGGCGGTCTGAGCTTCGACACCTTCCTCACCGGCTACAACCTGGGCAACCTGGCCGTGCAGGCCAGCTTCCTGGCGGTGATCGCGCTCGGCATGACCATGGTGATCATCACCGGCGGCATCGACCTGTCGGTCGGCTCGGTGTTCGCCCTCTCGGGTGTGCTGGCCGCCTACGGGGCGCGCGAGTGGGGGCTGCTGGGCGGCCTGCTGCTGCCGCTGGCGGTGAGCTCCCTGATCGGCCTGGCGCACGGCCTGCTGGTCGGCAAGGCCAAGATGGCCCCGTTCATCGTCACCCTGGGCGGCCTGCTCTTCGCCCGGGGCCTGCTCCAGTTCATCACCGGCGAGGGCAGCGAGACCTTCCTGGTCCCGCAGACCGAGACCGCCTTCCGGGAGCTCGGCCAGGGCCGGGTCCTGGGCATCGGTGTCCCGGTGCTGATCGTCCTGGTGCTCTACCTGCTGGGCGGCCTGCTCCTGCAGCGCACCCGCTTCGGCATGCGCCTGTTCGCCATCGGCGGCAGCGAGGACGCGAGCACCCTGATGGGCCTGCCGGTGGCCCGCACCAAGGTCGGCGTCTACGTCCTGAGCGGCCTGCTGGCAGGTCTGGCGGGCACCCTCTACGCCGCCCAGGTCGGCTCGGGCGTCACGGTCGTCGGCGTGGGCCTGGAACTGGAGGCGATCGCCGCGGTCGTCATCGGCGGCACCCTGCTCACGGGCGGCGCGGGCTCGGTCAGCGGCACCCTGGCGGGCGTCGCGCTGCTGTTCGTGATCCGGGACGTGATCAACCAGGTCGGCGGCTTCGACTCGAGCATGCAGAGCGTGATCAACGGCGGGTTCCTGGTCGTGGTCGTGGTGCTGCAGACGCTGCTGTCGAGGGCCAGACGCAGGTAG